One region of Camelina sativa cultivar DH55 chromosome 6, Cs, whole genome shotgun sequence genomic DNA includes:
- the LOC104791708 gene encoding uncharacterized protein LOC104791708, producing the protein MTTSVCPFSKAARPDDASSTRKQGDMTASGCPFSSKAARPDDASARKQGETAASGCPFSKSARPDDGSKGCPEEEGKLNKDSTDSATVPAKCPFGYDSQTFKLGPFSCMLCQALLYDSSRCVPCTHVFCKVCLTRFKDCPLCGADIESIQADENLQKMVDQFIEGHARIKRTVFNGTEKEEVENDNKKVIYADVSMERGSFLVQQAMRAFSAQNYESAKSRLAMCTEDIRDQLGREGNTPELCSQLGAVLGMLGDCSRAMGDSSSAVNHFEESIEFLMKLPMNDLEITHTLSVSLNKIGDLKYYDQDLQAARSYYYRALNVRRDAMKHHPHAPSQILDVAVSLAKVADIDRSLQNEDAATDGFKEGMKLLETLKLDSEDSALEQRRLSVLEFLKKQVEKPEESVETAL; encoded by the exons ATGACGACTTCTGTGTGTCCATTCTCGAAAGCTGCTCGTCCTGACGATGCTTCTTCCACTCGAAAACAAGGCGATATGACTGCTTCTGGTTGCCCTTTTTCTTCTAAAGCTGCTCGTCCCGATGATGCTTCTGCTCGGAAACAAGGCGAAACAGCTGCTTCTGGTTGCCCTTTTTCTAAAAGTGCTCGTCCTGACGATGGCAGTAAAGGATGTCCTGAAGAGGAAGGAAAATTGAATAAGGACTCTACTGACTCTGCAACTGTGCCTGCCAAGTGCCCTTTTGGTTATGACTCCCAAACATTCAAGCTTGGCCCTTTTAGCTGTATGCTTTGTCAAGCACTTCTGTATGATAGCAGTAGATGTGTGCCTTGTACTCATGTGTTTTGCAA AGTATGCTTAACACGGTTTAAGGACTGCCCTCTGTGTGGTGCTGACATTGAAAGTATTCAAGCTGATGAAAACCTTCAAAAGATGGTTGATCAATTTATTGAAGGCCATGCTAGAATCAAGAGAACTGTTTTCAATGGCACAGAGAAGGAAGAGGTcgaaaatgataacaaaaaagtGATATACGCTGATGTTTCCATGGAAAGAGGTTCTTTCTTGGTGCAACAAGCTATGAGG GCATTTAGTGCCCAGAATTATGAAAGTGCTAAATCAAGGTTGGCAATGTGTACCGAAGACATTCGGGATCAACTTGGGAGGGAGGGCAATACACCAGAGTTGTGCTCACAGCTTGGTGCAGTCCTTGGTATGCTTGGCGACTGCAG cCGAGCAATGGGAGACTCAAGCTCTGCAGTCAATCATTTCGAAGAGAGTATTGAATTCCTTATGAAACTGCCAATGAATGATTTGGAG ATTACACATACACTCTCTGTCTCACTCAATAAAATAGGAGATCTTAAATACTATGACCAAGACCTACAAGCTGCAAGGTCATATTACTATCGTGCTTTAAATGTTAGACGTGATGCAATGAAGCATCACCCACATGCTCCTTCACAA attctggATGTGGCAGTTTCATTAGCCAAAGTTGCGGATATAGACAGGAGTCTACAAAATGAAGATGCAGCTACAGATGGTTTCAAGGAAGGCATGAAACTGCTGGAAACTCTAAAATTGGACTCTGAAGATTCTGCTCTTGAGCAACGA CGCCTCTCTGTGCTAGAGTTCCTTAAGAAGCAAGTAGAGAAGCCTGAAGAGTCCGTAGAAACTGCACTCTAA
- the LOC104791705 gene encoding uncharacterized protein LOC104791705: MGALAQVVPWIPEDDLLLKNAIEAGASLESLAKGAVQFSRRFSIKELQDRWHALLYDPVVSAEAAFRMTELERTNPNFPTKFGRSGYSKEIKSSSRKRNAERLRHTYHSLRKKFRTEPFNSLDLGFLVPPNDSHFMDNGDATHLGLEDSHMDIIHNAFPEILAEGGCVTTHVVSEDHLQGDIPYVGGGENLTFTEHAGPSGCDAVYQDSKQQLENTTAHEVKTTTASTDFLAQLSTSLFEEDPESFMEVDGKEVDKSYYDGLSSLLVNSTNDTNCEALPNSTEQEPLTAPTNSGGATLDDHVMLELDGTTEMSLEECKTVSDSVDPHPEIVEGVICCLLNQEDIEVPCNDDIFVSNNSHPMSVSSLARRNFKDTNNPITTCVRDISASKEKTEGHSLQTQKKNSGRSQGSTQGKPLKGQSSQGSKTRASTSTELQNTVAPGGSTCVASAQAGSTTLLSAGTGAIDEKKEIAGGTLFVGFDSHESYPDKDTETCKEENDVPPINEASHAKDTDGGLIEIPDPVLEITPAEADTHVCESDEDLPNYSDIEAMILDMDLEPEDQDNFDLEVSKYQSQDMKRTIIRLEQAAYSYMQRAIASRGAFAVLYGRYSKHYIKKPEVLVGRSTEDLAVDIDLGREKRGSKISRRQAIIRLGDDGSFHMKNLGKYPISVNEKEVDPGQSLILKSDCLVEIRGMPFIFETNQSRMKEYLTRTGKVN; encoded by the exons ATGGGGGCTCTTGCTCAGGTAGTTCCGTGGATACCAGAAGACGACCTGCTTCTAAAGAATGCCATTGAG GCCGGTGCTTCTTTGGAATCGCTTGCTAAAGGTGCTGTGCAGTTTTCTAGAAGATTTTCTATCAAAGAACTGCAAGATAGATGGCATGCATTGCTTTATGATCCAGTTGTTTCTGCAGAGGCGGCTTTCCGGATGACTGAGCTTGAACGTACTAACCCTAATTTTCCTACAAAGTTCGGTAGAAGTGGGTAttcaaaagaaatcaaaagttcGTCTAGGAAGAGAAATGCTGAAAGGCTCAGACATACTTATCATTCCTTACGGAAGAAGTTTCGAACTGAGCCATTCAATTCCTTGGATCTAGGTTTTCTCGTTCCACCAAATGATAGCCATTTCATGGATAATGGTGATGCAACACATCTTGGTCTTGAAGACTCTCACATGGATATCATCCACAACGCGTTTCCAGAAATCTTGGCTGAAGGCGGTTGCGTGACAACTCATGTTGTGTCGGAAGATCATTTACAGGGAGACATTCCTTATGTAGGAGGAGGAGAAAATCTCACATTTACTGAACATGCAGGCCCTTCAGGATGTGATGCGGTTTATCAAGATTCCAAGCAGCAACTGGAGAATACTACTGCTCATGAGGTGAAAACCACAACGGCTAGTACTGATTTCCTGGCACAGCTTTCTACTTCTCTTTTTGAAGAAGACCCTGAATCGTTCATGGAAGTAGATGGCAAAGAAGTTGACAAGTCGTATTATGATGGTCTTAGCTCACTGTTGGTGAACTCGACAAATGATACAAATTGCGAGGCTTTGCCTAACTCCACCGAGCAAGAACCTTTGACCGCACCAACCAATTCAGGAGGTGCAACTCTGGATGATCATGTGATGCTTGAGCTAGATGGTACAACTGAAATGAGCTTAGAGGAATGCAAAACTGTGTCTGACTCTGTAGATCCTCATCCTGAGATTGTTGAGGGTGTAATCTGCTGTTTATTAAACCAAGAGGATATTGAGGTTCCGTGTAATGATGACATTTTCGTATCCAACAACTCCCATCCAATGTCAGTTTCTTCGTTAGCCAGGCGGAACTTTAAAGataccaataatccaataactacATGTGTCAGAGACATTTCCGCCAGTAAGGAAAAAACTGAAGGGCATTCACTCCAGacccaaaagaaaaactcagGACGTTCACAGGGGTCTACTCAAGGAAAGCCATTGAAGGGCCAATCAAGTCAAGGTAGCAAAACCAGGGCATCGACTAGTACTGAGTTACAGAATACTGTTGCTCCTGGTGGTTCTACCTGTGTAGCTTCTGCACAGGCAGGCTCTACTACTCTGCTTTCAGCTGGTACCGGTGCAatagatgaaaagaaagaaattgctGGTGGAACACTCTTTGTTGGATTTGATAGTCATGAGAGCTACCCGGACAAGGATACTGAAACCTGTAAAGAGGAAAACGATGTACCACCTATTAATGAAGCGTCACATGCTAAAGATACTGATGGTGGTTTGATAGAGATTCCAGACCCTGTGCTGGAGATTACTCCAGCAGAAGCAGACACGCATGTTTGTGAGAGTGATGAGGACTTGCCGAATTATTCTGACATTGAGGCTATG ATACTTGACATGGACTTGGAACCTGAGGACCAAGATAATTTTGATCTCGAAG TTTCCAAGTATCAGAGCCAGGACATGAAAAGAACAATCATAAGACTTGAGCAGGCTGCTTACTCATATATGCAAAGAGCCATTGCTTCCCGTGGTGCATTCGCTGTTTTATATGGTAGATATTCAAAACACTACATCAAGAAGCCTGAG GTTTTGGTGGGTAGATCAACAGAAGACCTCGCGGTGGACATTGACTTGGGAAGAGAAAAGCGAGGTAGCAAAATATCTCGACGACAG GCGATCATACGGCTTGGTGATGACGGGTCGTTTCATATGAAGAATCTGGGAAAGTATCCAATTTCAGTAAACGAGAAGGAAGTAGATCCTGGACAGAGTTTAATCCTCAAATCTGATTGTCTAGTGGAG ATAAGGGGAATGCCTTTCATATTTGAAACAAACCAAAGTCGCATGAAAGAGTACCTGACGAGAACAGGGAAAGTGAACTGA